The genomic DNA GCGCTCGCATCGCCTCGGCCGGGTCGGCGACCAGCGTGCGGGCCGTGAGGTCGAGAACGCCACCGACGGCCTCGACCTCGGCGGCCAGGACGCCGTCGGCGCGCACGATCTGCTGGTGGACACGGAACGTCTTGGCACCGGACGACTCGAACGCGCACAACACCGTCACCTCGTCGCCGGCCAGCAGCTCACGGCGATAACGGATCGTGGTCTCAAGCACGACCGGCCCGATGCCCGCCGCCTGCATCGCGTGCTGGCGGATGCCGGCTGCCGGCTGCCTCGAGCAGCGTCCAGCGGGCGTGCTCGGCGTACTGCAGGTAGACCGCCTGGTTGAGGTGGCCCTGCACAGCGAAGCGGCTGTCGCTCGTTCCACGGCCCAGAAGTCGCACTGCTTCAGCAGCACCCTCCGATAGCGACTACCCCGCCCAGGCGAGCACTACCTGGGGTGAGATGACCGGTCATCTCACCCCAGACAGTCACCACACGAGCGGGGGTAGTCGGCATCAGCGGGTCAGACGGCGCGGTCGCGGCCCTCCCAGAACGGCTTGCGCAGCTCACGCTTGAGCACCTTGCCCGACGGGTTGCGCGGCAACGCCTCGACGATGTCGACCGAGGACGGGCACTTGTAGTGCGCCAGGCGCTCACGGCTGTACGCGATCAGCTCGTCCGCGGTCAGCTGCTGCTCGGGCGCCAGAGCCACGACCGCCCTGACGGACTCTCCCCACTGCTCGTCCGGTACGCCGATGATCGCCACCTCGGCCACTGCCGGGTGGGCGGCCAGGACGTTCTCGACCTCGGGCGAGTAGATGTTCTCGCCACCGCTGATGATGAGGTCCTTGATGCGGTCGACGACGTAGAGGTAGCCGCCGTCGTCGACGTGGCCGAGGTCGCCCGTGCGCATCCAGCCGTCGTCGGTCTTGGCCTCGGTGGTCGCCTCCGGCTTGCCGAGGTAGCCGCGCATCGTCTGGTCGCTGCGGAACCACG from Luteipulveratus halotolerans includes the following:
- a CDS encoding acyl-CoA thioesterase — translated: MLLKQCDFWAVERATAASLCRATSTRRSTCSTPSTPAGRCSRQPAAGIRQHAMQAAGIGPVVLETTIRYRRELLAGDEVTVLCAFESSGAKTFRVHQQIVRADGVLAAEVEAVGGVLDLTARTLVADPAEAMRALASDPDLLGF